One window of the Benincasa hispida cultivar B227 chromosome 3, ASM972705v1, whole genome shotgun sequence genome contains the following:
- the LOC120074661 gene encoding serine/threonine receptor-like kinase NFP: MAMAMATSFHLQFTLILCFVAIHGGAEITDSSSCSIDSPSSCDTYVSYFAKSPQFLDLLSISKLFGVSALKIAKASNLESEKAPLFDGQLLFVPVTCNCSGNGNNSFFFANITYKINKGDTFYLVSTSFFENLCDSEMVVKMNPSLYPNNLPVGVEAIFPLFCKCPSKKNLKQGIQHFVTYIWQPTDEVSGVRSIFNVSKDVVLEDMKGLNLTNFVAGKPVFIPVSKLPLLSQSPPQRKKIKHLVVVIGAAALALSLLLGASLMAYICFIYKKKKLPMWGNSIKMKMKQNAELLLSPPVVSNYLGRPILYDYKVIMDATMSFNEGSKIGKSVYRATINGQISVIKEAKPDSKDELMILQKVNHINLVKLVGFSSDDKENFYLVYEFAENGSLDKWLYSPSEASSSHLTWIQRLNIALDVANGLQYMHDHTQPSIVHQDIKTSCILLDLRFRAKISNLAKARPAVNSLSTKVDVFAFGVVILELLSGKKGLKCTENGEEDDVMLCKEMRDVLDKEEGREEKLRDWMDPKLKDCYPIEGALSLAVMARACTQDEPLSRPSMAEIVFNLCVLAESSPQKAKKTWVSLLEADEIGHSHSPIRAR; this comes from the coding sequence ATGGCAATGGCAATGGCAACTTCCTTTCACTTACAATTTACACTTATTCTTTGCTTTGTAGCCATTCATGGCGGAGCAGAGATTACAGATTCCTCTTCATGTTCTATCGATTCTCCATCTTCTTGTGATACCTATGTGTCCTATTTTGCAAAATCTCCACAGTTTTTGGATCTTCTGAGCATATCCAAATTGTTTGGTGTCAGTGCTTTGAAGATTGCGAAAGCTAGCAACTTGGAATCTGAGAAAGCTCCATTGTTCGATGGGCAGCTTCTGTTCGTGCCTGTAACTTGTAATTGCTCTGGAAATGGAAATAATAGCTTCTTCTTTGCTAATATCACCTATAAAATCAACAAGGGTGATACTTTTTATCTTGTCTCTACATCTTTCTTTGAGAATCTCTGCGATTCTGAAATGGTGGTAAAAATGAACCCATCTCTATATCCAAACAATTTACCAGTGGGAGTTGAAGCTATTTTTCCTCTGTTTTGTAAGTGTCCTTCTAAGAAAAACTTAAAACAGGGGATTCAACATTTTGTTACGTATATATGGCAACCCACTGATGAGGTTTCTGGGGTGAGATCGATTTTTAATGTCTCGAAAGATGTAGTTTTGGAAGATATGAAAGGTCTAAACTTGACCAATTTTGTAGCTGGTAAGCCTGTGTTTATTCCTGTTTCGAAACTTCCTCTGCTTTCTCAGTCTCCTCCTCAGAGGAAAAAGATCAAACACCTTGTGGTCGTGATTGGTGCTGCGGCTTTGGCTCTTAGTCTTCTCTTGGGAGCTTCCTTGATGGCTTATATTTGCtttatttacaagaaaaagaagCTACCCATGTGGGGAAATTCCATCAAAATGAAGATGAAACAGAATGCGGAGCTTCTTCTTTCTCCTCCTGTGGTTTCAAACTACTTAGGAAGGCCAATTTTATACGATTATAAAGTGATAATGGATGCAACAATGAGTTTCAACGAAGGGTCTAAGATTGGGAAATCAGTATACAGAGCGACAATCAATGGACAAATCTCAGTGATAAAAGAAGCTAAACCAGATTCAAAAGATGAGCTCATGATTTTACAGAAAGTCAATCATATAAACTTAGTGAAATTGGTGGGGTTTTCATCAGATGATAAGGAGAATTTTTACTTGGTTTATGAATTTGCTGAAAATGGGTCATTGGATAAGTGGCTTTATTCACCATCTGAAGCTTCTTCAAGCCATCTCACATGGATCCAGAGGCTGAACATAGCATTGGATGTGGCTAATGGGTTGCAATATATGCATGATCACACTCAACCAAGCATCGTCCACCAAGATATCAAAACCAGTTGCATTCTTCTTGACTTGAGATTCAGAGCAAAGATTTCAAATCTCGCTAAGGCAAGACCTGCTGTGAACTCTCTGTCCACGAAAGTCGATGTTTTTGCTTTTGGGGTTGTGATTTTGGAGCTGCTTTCAGGGAAAAAAGGTCTGAAGTGTACAGAAAATGGTGAAGAAGATGATGTTATGTTGTGTAAGGAGATGAGGGATGTTCTAgataaagaagaaggaagagaagaaaagttgaGAGATTGGATGGACCCAAAATTAAAGGATTGTTACCCAATTGAAGGAGCTTTGAGCTTAGCAGTAATGGCGAGGGCTTGTACACAAGATGAACCTCTGTCAAGGCCAAGTATGGCGGAAATTGTCTTTAATCTCTGTGTTCTTGCTGAATCTTCCCCGCAAAAGGCAAAAAAAACATGGGTTTCTCTCTTGGAAGCAGATGAAATCGGCCATAGCCATAGCCCCATTCGAGCTCGTTGA
- the LOC120074662 gene encoding probable galacturonosyltransferase-like 1, which produces MPRPPPPSYHHLPPFLHHLLLLLLLSAAASTTAFKFKEAPEFYNSPTCISIHSSSPDDLLCSDQVVHVAMTLDAAYLRGSMAAILSVLQHSSCPQNIIFHFLSSVSTDTQSLRFTIANSFPYLKFQIYTFDAGAVAGLISTSIRSALDSPLNYARNYLASLIPHCVKRVVYLDSDLILVDDIAKLAATPLGETAVLAAPEYCNANLTSYFTPSFWSNPTLSLTFAGRNACYFNTGVMVIDLQRWRSGDYTAKIIEWMELQKRMRIYELGSLPPFLLVFAGFIAPVDHRWNQHGLGGDNFRGLCRNLHPGPVSLLHWSGKGKPWVRLDSNRPCPLDALWAPYDLLQTPFALES; this is translated from the coding sequence ATGCCCCGCCCTCCGCCACCGTCCTACCACCACCTTCCCCCATTCCTCCAccacctcctcctcctccttctcCTCTCCGCCGCCGCATCTACCACCGCCTTCAAATTCAAAGAAGCTCCCGAATTCTACAACTCACCCACCTGCATCTCCATTCATTCTTCTTCCCCTGATGACCTCCTCTGTTCCGATCAGGTCGTCCATGTGGCCATGACTCTCGACGCCGCCTATCTCCGTGGCTCAATGGCGGCGATTCTCTCCGTTCTTCAACACTCCTCTTGCCCACAGAACATTATCTTCCATTTCCTCTCCTCTGTTTCCACCGACACTCAATCCCTCCGATTCACCATCGCCAATTCCTTCCCTTaccttaaatttcaaatttacacATTCGACGCCGGCGCCGTTGCCGGTTTAATCTCCACTTCCATCCGCTCTGCCCTTGATTCCCCACTCAATTACGCTCGCAATTACTTGGCTTCCTTAATCCCCCACTGTGTCAAACGCGTCGTCTATTTGGACTCCGATTTGATCCTCGTCGACGACATTGCCAAACTTGCCGCTACCCCACTTGGGGAAACCGCTGTCCTCGCCGCGCCGGAGTATTGTAACGCCAATTTGACATCCTATTTCACACCCAGTTTTTGGTCAAACCCCACTCTGTCCCTCACCTTCGCCGGAAGAAATGCCTGTTACTTCAACACTGGCGTTATGGTCATAGATCTCCAACGGTGGCGCTCTGGCGACTACACCGCCAAAATCATTGAGTGGATGGAGCTCCAGAAACGAATGCGGATCTACGAGCTCGGCTCTCTCCCTCCGTTTCTCCTTGTTTTTGCTGGGTTTATAGCTCCTGTGGACCACCGGTGGAACCAGCACGGCCTCGGTGGGGATAATTTCCGAGGACTATGCCGGAATTTGCACCCTGGTCCGGTGAGTCTCTTGCATTGGAGTGGAAAAGGGAAACCGTGGGTTCGGCTTGATTCGAACCGGCCTTGTCCACTTGACGCTCTTTGGGCTCCTTATGATCTTTTACAAACACCCTTTGCTCTTGAATCTTAG